Proteins encoded by one window of Manis pentadactyla isolate mManPen7 chromosome X, mManPen7.hap1, whole genome shotgun sequence:
- the CFP gene encoding properdin, translating into MAAPVQAPQLLLLPLLLLTLPTTGSDPVLCFTQYEESSGKCKGLLGEGVSVGDCCLNAAYAYQEPGSKLCQACRFPRWSPWSAWAPCSVTCTEGSQLRHRRCVGRGGQCPEKVEPGSLQWQLQACEDQPCCPEIGGWSNWGPWMPCSATCSKGTRTRHRACDHPTPKCGGHCLGKAQESEACDTKQVCPTHGSWAAWGPWGPCSGSCHGGNNAPMERRSRTCSAPEPSMKPPGRPCPGPASEQRGCTGLPACPVAGGWGPWSPASPCSVTCGLGQTMEQRTCDQPVPQRGGPFCAGDASRTHICNTAVPCPVNGEWGLWGEWSICIRRNMKYISCEEIPGQQTRSRSCKGRKFDGHRCVGDQQDIRHCYNIQRCPWKGSWAEWSTWGLCMPPCGPNPVRTRQRLCTAPLPKFSPTVTMVEGQGEKNVTFWGKPSTVCEMLQGQKAVVEEKRPCLHVPACKDPEDEKR; encoded by the exons ATGGCCGCCCCAGTACAGGCCCCTCAGTTGCTTTTGCTGCCGCTGCTGCTGCTCACCCTGCCAACAACAG GCTCAGACCCTGTACTCTGCTTCACCCAATATGAGGAATCCTCGGGCAAGTGCAAGGGCCTCCTTGGGGAAGGTGTCAGTGTGGGAGACTGTTGTCTCAATGCTGCCTACGCCTATCAGGAGCCCGGCAGCAAGCTCTGCCAGGCATGCAG GTTCCCGCGATGGTCACCATGGTCCGCGTGGGCCCCCTGCTCAGTGACATGCACTGAGGGCTCCCAGCTGCGGCACCGGCGCTGTGTAGGCCGGGGTGGGCAGTGCCCTGAGAAGGTGGAGCCAGGGTCCCTCCAGTGGCAGCTGCAGGCCTGCGAGGACCAGCCATGCTGTCCTG AGATTGGTGGCTGGTCCAATTGGGGGCCCTGGATGCCTTGCTCTGCTACGTGCTCCAAAGGGACCCGGACCCGTCATAGAGCATGTGACCATCCCACCCCCAAGTGTGGGGGCCACTGCCTAGGAAAGGCACAGGAGTCAGAGGCCTGTGACACCAAGCAGGTGTGCCCCA CACACGGGTCCTGGGCTGCTTGGGGCCCCTGGGGCCCCTGCTCAGGCTCCTGCCATGGGGGAAACAATGCACCTATGGAGAGACGAAGCCGCACGTGTTCTGCACCGGAGCCCTCCATGAAGCCTCCTGGGaggccctgcccagggccagCCAGTGAGCAGCGGGGCTGCACTGGCCTGCCAGCCTGCCCAG TGGCTGGTGGCTGGGGACCATGGAGCCCTGCAAGCCCCTGCTCTGTGACCTGCGGCCTGGGACAAACCATGGAACAGCGGACATGTGATCAGCCTGTGCCCCAGCGTGGGGGCCCCTTCTGTGCTGGTGATGCCTCCCGGACTCACATCTGCAACACGGCTGTGCCCTGCCCTG TGAATGGGGAGTGGGGGCTCTGGGGGGAGTGGAGCATCTGCATCCGCCGGAACATGAAATACATCAGCTGTGAGGAGATCCCAGGGCAGCAGACACGCTCGAGGAGCTGCAAAGGCCGCAAGTTTGATGGACATCGATGTGTCGGGGACCAGCAGGATATCCGGCACTGCTACAACATCCAGCGCTGCCCCT GGAAAGGCTCGTGGGCAGAGTGGAGTACCTGGGGGCTGTGCATGCCCCCCTGTGGACCCAACCCCGTGCGCACCCGCCAGCGCCTCTGCACGGCCCCACTCCCCAAGTTCTC GCCCACTGTCACCATGGTCGAAGGTCAGGGCGAGAAGAACGTGACCTTTTGGGGGAAACCTTCGACGGTGTGTGAAATGCTGCAGGGGCAGAAGGCGGTGGTGGAGGAGAAACGGCCGTGTCTACACGTGCCTGCTTGCAAAGACCCTGAAGATGAGAAGCGCTAA
- the ELK1 gene encoding ETS domain-containing protein Elk-1 isoform X2 gives MSIPPAMDPSVTLWQFLLQLLREQGNGHIISWTSRDGGEFKLVDAEEVARLWGLRKNKTNMNYDKLSRALRYYYDKNIIRKVSGQKFVYKFVSYPEVAGCSTEDCLPQPEVSITSAVANVAPAAVHAISGDTVSGKPGPPKGTGMAGPGSLARSSRNEYMRSGLYSTFTIQSLQPQPQPPSHPRPASVLPTTTPAGAAVPPSGSRSTSPCPLEACLEAEEASLPLQVILTPPEVPNIKSEELNVEPGLGRPLPPEVKVEGPKEELEAAASGEAGFVPEVIKVEREGPPVEGVAARLPLVVMETAAHVGVLATSTAPRTEISQPAKGRKPRDLELPLSPSLLGGPGPERTPGSGSSSGMQAPGPALTPSLLPTHTLTPVLLTPSSLPPSIHFWSTLSPIAPRSPAKLSFQFPSSGSAQVHIPSISVDGLSTPVVLSPGPQKP, from the exons ATGAGCATTCCCCCAGCGATGGACCCCTCTGTGACGCTGTGGCAGTTTCTGCTGCAGCTGCTGAGAGAGCAAGGCAATGGTCACATCATCTCTTGGACCTCACGGGATGGTGGTGAGTTCAAGCTGGTGGATGCTGAGGAGGTTGCCCGGCTGTGGGGGCTGCGTAAGAATAAGACCAACATGAATTACGACAAGCTCAGCCGGGCCTTGCGGTACTACTATGACAAG AACATCATCCGCAAAGTGAGTGGGCAGAAGTTTGTCTACAAGTTTGTGTCCTACCCAGAGGTTGCAGGGTGCTCCACTGAAGACTGCCTGCCCCAGCCTGAGGTGTCCATCACCTCCGCTGTGGCAAATGTGGCCCCTGCTGCTGTGCATGCCATCTCTGGGGACACTGTCTCTGGGAAACCAGGCCCACCCAAGGGTACAGGAATGGCAGGCCCAGGCAGCCTGGCACGCAGCAGCCGGAACGAATACATGCGCTCAGGCCTCTATTCCACCTTCACCATCCAGTCCCTGCAGCCACAGCCGCAGCCACCCTCTCACCCTCGTCCTGCCTCAgtgctccccaccaccacccctgcaGGAGCAGCAGTGCCCCCCTCGGGGAGCAGGAGCACCAGCCCATGCCCCTTGGAGGCCTGCCTGGAGGCTGAGGAGGCCAGCCTGCCGCTGCAG gTCATCCTGACCCCACCCGAGGTCCCGAACATTAAATCAGAAGAGCTGAATGTGGAGCCTGGGTTGGGCCGGCCACTGCCCCCAGAAGTGAAAGTGGAGGGGCCCAAGGAAGAGTTGGAAGCTGCAGCCAGTGGGGAGGCGGGGTTTGTACCAGAAGTCATTAAGGTGGAGCGAGAAGGCCCTCCCGTGGAGGGCGTGGCCGCCCGACTGCCCCTGGTCGTTATGGAGACTGCTGCGCACGTGGGTGTTCTCGCAACTTCCACAGCTCCCAGAACCGAGATCTCCCAGCCTGCGAAGGGCCGGAAGCCCCGGGACCTAGAGCTTCCACTCAGCCCAAGCCTGCTAGGTGGGCCGGGACCCGAACGGACTCCAGGATCAGGATCCAGCTCCGGTATGCAGGCACCAGGGCCGGCGCTGACGCCATCCCTGCtacccacacacacactg ACCCCGGTGCTGCTGACGCCCAGCTCGCTGCCCCCCAGCATTCATTTCTGGAGCACCCTGAGTCCCATTGCACCCCGTAGCCCCGCCAAGCTCTCCTTCCAG TTTCCGTCCAGTGGCAGCGCCCAGGTGCACATCCCTTCCATCAGCGTGGATGGACTCTCAACCCCCGTGGTGCTCTCCCCAGGGCCCCAGAAGCCATga
- the ELK1 gene encoding ETS domain-containing protein Elk-1 isoform X1 — MMPTSFASHHLITKAFYHLTSSQEKGLSAQSHLSSRYPWNGMSIPPAMDPSVTLWQFLLQLLREQGNGHIISWTSRDGGEFKLVDAEEVARLWGLRKNKTNMNYDKLSRALRYYYDKNIIRKVSGQKFVYKFVSYPEVAGCSTEDCLPQPEVSITSAVANVAPAAVHAISGDTVSGKPGPPKGTGMAGPGSLARSSRNEYMRSGLYSTFTIQSLQPQPQPPSHPRPASVLPTTTPAGAAVPPSGSRSTSPCPLEACLEAEEASLPLQVILTPPEVPNIKSEELNVEPGLGRPLPPEVKVEGPKEELEAAASGEAGFVPEVIKVEREGPPVEGVAARLPLVVMETAAHVGVLATSTAPRTEISQPAKGRKPRDLELPLSPSLLGGPGPERTPGSGSSSGMQAPGPALTPSLLPTHTLTPVLLTPSSLPPSIHFWSTLSPIAPRSPAKLSFQFPSSGSAQVHIPSISVDGLSTPVVLSPGPQKP; from the exons CCTCTCAGCTCAGAGCCATCTGTCCTCCAGGTACCCCTGGAATGGCATGAGCATTCCCCCAGCGATGGACCCCTCTGTGACGCTGTGGCAGTTTCTGCTGCAGCTGCTGAGAGAGCAAGGCAATGGTCACATCATCTCTTGGACCTCACGGGATGGTGGTGAGTTCAAGCTGGTGGATGCTGAGGAGGTTGCCCGGCTGTGGGGGCTGCGTAAGAATAAGACCAACATGAATTACGACAAGCTCAGCCGGGCCTTGCGGTACTACTATGACAAG AACATCATCCGCAAAGTGAGTGGGCAGAAGTTTGTCTACAAGTTTGTGTCCTACCCAGAGGTTGCAGGGTGCTCCACTGAAGACTGCCTGCCCCAGCCTGAGGTGTCCATCACCTCCGCTGTGGCAAATGTGGCCCCTGCTGCTGTGCATGCCATCTCTGGGGACACTGTCTCTGGGAAACCAGGCCCACCCAAGGGTACAGGAATGGCAGGCCCAGGCAGCCTGGCACGCAGCAGCCGGAACGAATACATGCGCTCAGGCCTCTATTCCACCTTCACCATCCAGTCCCTGCAGCCACAGCCGCAGCCACCCTCTCACCCTCGTCCTGCCTCAgtgctccccaccaccacccctgcaGGAGCAGCAGTGCCCCCCTCGGGGAGCAGGAGCACCAGCCCATGCCCCTTGGAGGCCTGCCTGGAGGCTGAGGAGGCCAGCCTGCCGCTGCAG gTCATCCTGACCCCACCCGAGGTCCCGAACATTAAATCAGAAGAGCTGAATGTGGAGCCTGGGTTGGGCCGGCCACTGCCCCCAGAAGTGAAAGTGGAGGGGCCCAAGGAAGAGTTGGAAGCTGCAGCCAGTGGGGAGGCGGGGTTTGTACCAGAAGTCATTAAGGTGGAGCGAGAAGGCCCTCCCGTGGAGGGCGTGGCCGCCCGACTGCCCCTGGTCGTTATGGAGACTGCTGCGCACGTGGGTGTTCTCGCAACTTCCACAGCTCCCAGAACCGAGATCTCCCAGCCTGCGAAGGGCCGGAAGCCCCGGGACCTAGAGCTTCCACTCAGCCCAAGCCTGCTAGGTGGGCCGGGACCCGAACGGACTCCAGGATCAGGATCCAGCTCCGGTATGCAGGCACCAGGGCCGGCGCTGACGCCATCCCTGCtacccacacacacactg ACCCCGGTGCTGCTGACGCCCAGCTCGCTGCCCCCCAGCATTCATTTCTGGAGCACCCTGAGTCCCATTGCACCCCGTAGCCCCGCCAAGCTCTCCTTCCAG TTTCCGTCCAGTGGCAGCGCCCAGGTGCACATCCCTTCCATCAGCGTGGATGGACTCTCAACCCCCGTGGTGCTCTCCCCAGGGCCCCAGAAGCCATga